From Ignavibacteria bacterium, a single genomic window includes:
- a CDS encoding CcmD family protein, with translation MYNFLSSNSLYIVLIIVLIVWLGIFSFIYKLDKKVKKLEEGEQS, from the coding sequence ATCTATAATTTTTTAAGCAGCAACTCTCTCTACATTGTATTGATAATTGTATTGATAGTTTGGCTCGGTATTTTTTCATTTATTTATAAATTGGATAAGAAAGTCAAGAAACTTGAAGAAGGAGAACAGAGTTAA
- a CDS encoding cytochrome c maturation protein CcmE, producing MKARYYLGGAIIIVFLAVLVYNFTQTDIEYESNFTTIMQEGKTCKATGTWIREKAYEENRADRTFSFYIRDAHKNEMRVVYKGIKPNNFEVATSVVVTGKFENGYFQASDVLTKCPSKYEGQKVQNSSI from the coding sequence ATGAAAGCACGATATTATTTAGGCGGAGCAATTATTATAGTATTTCTCGCCGTGCTGGTTTATAATTTTACACAAACAGATATTGAGTACGAAAGTAACTTTACCACGATTATGCAGGAGGGAAAAACCTGCAAAGCGACTGGAACTTGGATTAGAGAAAAAGCTTACGAAGAGAATCGGGCTGATAGAACATTTTCGTTTTATATCCGCGATGCGCATAAAAACGAAATGAGAGTTGTTTACAAAGGAATTAAACCAAACAATTTTGAAGTCGCAACAAGTGTAGTTGTTACTGGAAAATTCGAAAACGGCTATTTTCAAGCTTCTGATGTTTTAACTAAATGTCCGTCAAAGTATGAGGGACAAAAAGTTCAAAACAGCAGTATTTAA